One Solibacillus sp. R5-41 DNA segment encodes these proteins:
- a CDS encoding MarR family winged helix-turn-helix transcriptional regulator, protein MTDQNKHSSESVAILEKELRYISHLIKQKGREILSNYTITPPQFVALQWLHESGDMTIGDLSTKMYLAFSTTTDLVDRMEKNELVQRVRDEKDRRVVRIHLLPEGERIIEEVILKRQNYLHDIMGEFDEAEFKQLSNNLQKLHLLMK, encoded by the coding sequence ATGACAGACCAAAACAAACATAGTTCTGAATCTGTAGCAATCCTAGAAAAAGAATTAAGATATATTTCACACTTAATTAAGCAAAAAGGTCGTGAAATTTTAAGTAATTATACAATTACACCTCCACAGTTTGTTGCGCTTCAATGGTTACATGAGTCAGGTGATATGACGATTGGAGATTTGTCGACAAAGATGTATTTAGCGTTTAGCACGACAACGGATTTAGTTGATCGTATGGAAAAGAATGAGTTAGTGCAGCGTGTACGTGACGAAAAAGATCGCCGAGTTGTACGTATTCACCTTTTACCAGAAGGAGAACGCATTATTGAAGAGGTAATATTGAAACGACAAAATTATTTACATGATATTATGGGTGAATTTGATGAAGCGGAATTTAAACAATTATCAAATAACTTACAAAAGTTACATTTATTAATGAAATAG
- a CDS encoding LuxR C-terminal-related transcriptional regulator: protein MTSSQHRSLLTKREREIFELLIKDYSTRDISNKLGISEKTVRNHISNTIQKLGVSSRTQALIELLRLQELSIN, encoded by the coding sequence ATGACTAGTTCGCAGCATCGTTCGCTGTTAACAAAGCGAGAACGAGAAATTTTTGAGCTATTAATCAAAGACTATTCGACACGAGATATTTCAAATAAACTTGGCATTAGCGAAAAAACTGTTCGTAATCATATTTCAAATACCATTCAAAAACTTGGAGTCTCCAGTAGAACGCAAGCATTAATCGAATTACTACGATTGCAAGAATTATCTATAAACTAA
- a CDS encoding thioesterase family protein produces the protein MRATYIQDVQEWVAGFNFSTEVQVRFSETDMYGHVNNTKVLTYFEYARIEYLKALGFHFNPEAGSKNMLVVADIQCDYLKEAFFDQVLTVFVKTASIGTSSMDLHYLVKNTKDEICYTGRGTLVQLNCETGKGSPILEEQKKILLGK, from the coding sequence ATGCGTGCTACATATATTCAGGATGTACAAGAATGGGTTGCAGGGTTTAATTTTTCGACGGAAGTGCAGGTTCGGTTTTCGGAAACAGATATGTATGGTCATGTGAACAATACAAAGGTGCTTACTTATTTTGAATATGCTCGAATCGAATATTTAAAAGCGTTAGGGTTTCACTTTAATCCAGAGGCAGGGAGTAAGAACATGCTTGTCGTAGCAGACATACAATGTGATTACTTGAAAGAGGCATTTTTCGATCAAGTGCTGACTGTTTTTGTGAAAACAGCCTCGATTGGCACGTCATCTATGGATTTACATTATTTAGTGAAAAATACCAAGGATGAAATTTGTTATACAGGACGAGGTACGTTAGTGCAGCTAAATTGCGAAACGGGTAAAGGGTCTCCGATTTTAGAAGAGCAGAAAAAAATATTACTGGGGAAATAG
- the sdhB gene encoding succinate dehydrogenase iron-sulfur subunit: METVNTGKTVQFEILRQDTENGSTRVEKFEVPYRPGMNVISALMYIQKYPVTKEGQKTTPVSWDMSCLEEVCGACSMVINGRPQQSCSALVDKLTQPIRLEPMKTFPVVRDLQVDRSRMFNALKKVKAWVPIDGTYDLGEGPRMPERKRQWAYELSKCMTCGVCMEACPNVSESASFMGPAPLSQVRLFNTHPTGAMNKDERLAAIMGDGGLANCGNSQNCVAACPKGIPLTTSIASLNRATTVQMFKNFFGSDHMVD, translated from the coding sequence ATGGAAACAGTAAATACTGGAAAAACAGTTCAGTTTGAAATTCTTCGTCAAGATACGGAGAATGGCAGTACACGCGTTGAAAAATTTGAGGTTCCTTACCGTCCTGGTATGAACGTAATCTCTGCATTAATGTATATTCAAAAATATCCTGTAACGAAAGAGGGTCAAAAAACGACTCCAGTTTCTTGGGATATGAGTTGTTTAGAGGAAGTTTGTGGTGCTTGTTCAATGGTCATCAATGGCCGTCCGCAACAATCATGTTCAGCATTAGTTGACAAACTTACTCAACCAATTCGCTTAGAGCCAATGAAAACTTTCCCAGTAGTACGTGACTTACAGGTTGATCGTAGCCGTATGTTCAATGCACTTAAGAAAGTAAAAGCATGGGTTCCAATCGACGGTACTTACGATTTAGGTGAAGGTCCACGTATGCCTGAGCGTAAACGTCAATGGGCTTATGAATTATCTAAATGTATGACTTGTGGTGTATGTATGGAAGCATGTCCAAACGTGTCTGAATCAGCTTCGTTTATGGGACCAGCCCCATTATCACAAGTACGCTTATTCAACACTCACCCAACTGGTGCAATGAACAAAGATGAGCGTTTAGCTGCAATTATGGGCGACGGTGGTCTTGCAAACTGTGGTAACTCACAAAACTGTGTAGCGGCTTGTCCAAAAGGGATTCCTTTAACAACTTCAATCGCTTCACTTAACCGTGCGACAACAGTTCAAATGTTCAAGAACTTCTTCGGTTCTGACCACATGGTTGACTAA
- the sdhA gene encoding succinate dehydrogenase flavoprotein subunit, which yields MAKSKVIVVGGGLAGLMATIKAAEVGTAVELFSLVPVKRSHSVCAQGGINGAVNTKGEGDSPWIHFDDTVYGGDFLANQPPVKGMCDAAPGIIHLMDRMGVMFNRTPEGLLDFRRFGGTLMHRTAFSGATTGQQLLYALDEQVRSHEVAGLVTKYEHWEFLGAVLDDEGVCRGIVAQDLRTEEIKSFRSDAVIMATGGPGIIFGKTTNSVINTGSAASIVYQQGATYSNGEMIQIHPTAIPGDDKNRLMSESARGEGGRVWTYKDGKPWYFLEEKYPAYGNLVPRDIATREIFDVCVNQKLGINGENMVYLDLSHKDPHELDIKLGGIIEIYEKFVGDDPRKLPMKIFPAVHYSMGGLWVDYDQMTEIPGLFAAGECDYSQHGANRLGANSLLSAIYGGMVAGPNAVAYTKTLKKHAEDLPEDIFTAREEEEKAKWEAILNMDGTENAYLLHKELGEWMTDNMTVVRHNDRLEKTYEKLTELQERWEKININDTQKWSNQGAHFTRQLKNMLYLAKVMTKGALLRDESRGAHYKPDFPERDDEKFLKTTMAKFDPATGEPIITYGEVDVSLIPPRKRDYSA from the coding sequence ATGGCGAAAAGTAAAGTCATCGTCGTTGGCGGCGGTCTTGCTGGCTTAATGGCTACGATTAAAGCAGCTGAAGTTGGTACAGCAGTTGAATTATTCTCGTTAGTTCCTGTTAAACGTTCACACTCTGTATGTGCGCAAGGCGGAATTAACGGAGCAGTTAATACAAAAGGTGAAGGGGATTCTCCATGGATCCACTTTGACGATACAGTTTACGGTGGGGATTTCTTAGCGAACCAACCACCAGTTAAGGGTATGTGTGATGCAGCCCCTGGTATTATCCACTTAATGGACCGTATGGGTGTAATGTTCAACCGTACGCCAGAAGGTTTATTAGACTTCCGTCGCTTCGGTGGTACATTAATGCACCGTACAGCATTCTCGGGTGCTACAACGGGTCAACAATTATTATACGCACTAGACGAGCAAGTTCGTTCTCACGAAGTAGCTGGTTTAGTTACTAAATATGAGCACTGGGAATTCCTTGGTGCAGTGCTTGATGACGAAGGTGTATGCCGCGGTATCGTAGCACAAGATTTAAGAACTGAAGAAATTAAATCATTCCGTTCTGACGCTGTAATTATGGCGACAGGTGGTCCTGGTATTATCTTCGGTAAAACAACGAACTCAGTAATTAATACGGGTTCTGCAGCATCAATTGTTTACCAACAAGGTGCTACTTATTCAAATGGTGAAATGATTCAAATTCACCCAACAGCGATTCCTGGGGACGACAAAAACCGTCTAATGTCAGAATCTGCTCGTGGTGAAGGTGGACGTGTATGGACTTACAAAGATGGTAAACCTTGGTACTTCTTAGAAGAAAAATACCCAGCTTACGGTAACCTAGTACCACGTGATATCGCAACACGCGAAATCTTCGACGTATGTGTTAACCAAAAACTTGGTATTAACGGCGAAAACATGGTATACCTAGACCTTTCTCATAAAGATCCACATGAATTAGACATCAAATTAGGTGGAATTATCGAAATCTACGAAAAGTTCGTAGGGGATGACCCACGTAAATTACCAATGAAAATTTTCCCGGCAGTTCACTATTCAATGGGTGGATTATGGGTTGACTATGACCAAATGACTGAAATTCCAGGCTTATTTGCTGCAGGTGAATGTGATTACTCACAACATGGAGCGAACCGCTTAGGAGCGAACTCATTATTATCAGCTATTTATGGCGGTATGGTTGCTGGTCCAAACGCAGTAGCATACACAAAAACGCTTAAAAAGCACGCTGAAGACTTACCAGAAGATATTTTCACTGCTCGTGAAGAGGAAGAAAAAGCGAAATGGGAAGCAATCCTTAACATGGATGGCACAGAAAACGCTTACTTACTACACAAAGAGCTTGGTGAATGGATGACTGACAATATGACAGTAGTACGTCATAATGACCGTCTAGAAAAAACATATGAAAAATTAACTGAGTTACAAGAGCGTTGGGAAAAAATCAACATTAACGACACACAAAAATGGTCGAACCAAGGTGCTCACTTTACGCGTCAGTTAAAAAATATGTTATACCTAGCTAAAGTAATGACAAAGGGTGCATTATTACGTGATGAATCTCGTGGTGCTCACTACAAACCAGATTTCCCAGAACGTGATGATGAGAAATTCTTAAAAACGACTATGGCGAAGTTCGATCCAGCTACTGGTGAACCAATTATTACTTACGGAGAAGTCGACGTTTCGTTAATTCCACCACGTAAACGTGACTACTCGGCATAA